The DNA region CTCAACGACGTCGCCGGGCACGTCAAGGACATGGACCAGGTGGTCGAGCTCAACCTCGTCGCCTCGCCCGGCACCCTGCGCCGTGTCATCGATGTGCGCGACCGCGAGCGTCTCGTCGTGGTGGCGCCCACGGCCCGTGGGGTGCAGTGGATGACCGCCCTGATCGGCCAGTACTTCCCCGGCGAGATCGAGGGTGTGGTGTCGGATCCGTCGGAGGGCACCGCCGGCCTCGACTCCGTGGGCGATCTGTCCGACGCCGTCGTCGTCGTCAACAACGCCGCGGGACTCCCCTACGACCTGGAGGGGCGGGCGGGCCAGCTCATCCCCATCGAGTGGGAGATCGACGGCCGCTTCGCGGCGTCGCTCAAGACCCGCATCGACAACCTCATCAACTTCCGCATCGCCTGCGGGAAAGGACAACCATGACACTCTCGATAGGCCTGTCGAACTCGGCGCGGACCCGGCCGCTCGCGGACGCACGCGTGCCCCTCGACGGGGTGGACGCCGACATCACCCTGATGGGCGTGCAGGCCCTGTTCAACCACCAGATGGCCCACCACACCTTCGACGTGTGCGAGTTCCCCATCGCCACCTACCTGCGCAGCTTGGAGGACCCGGAGCAGCCCTACCTGGCGTTCCCGGTGTTCCCGTCACGGCACTTCCGGCTGTCCTGCCTCTTCGTCCCGGAGAACAGCGACATCGCCACCCCCGCCGATCTCGCGGGCCGCCGGATCGGCCTGTCGGTGTTCGACATGGCCGCCGCGGTGTGGCTGCGCGGGATGCTCCAGGACCACTTCGGCCTCGACCGGTTCGCGCCGGTCTACGTGATCGGCGGGCTGGAGGAACCCCGCAACGGGGACGAGCACCCGCAGTTCTACCCGCCGGGGTTCACCTTCGAGTTCCGGACCGACGCCAGCCTGGCCGAGCTGCTCGCCGCGGGCGAGATCGATGCAGTGGTGACGGCCCGCGCGCCGTCCACCTGGCCGAACGGCGGTGTCCGCCGACTCTTCGAGGACCCACGCGCAGTGGAGACGGAGTACTACCGGAAGACAGGCATCTTTCCCGCCATGCACATCATGGCCATGAAGCGGCCCCTCGCCGAGGCGAAGCCCGAGCTGCGGGGTGTGCTGTACCGGGCCTTCTGCGAGGCACAGGGAATGGCGCGGACCGACCTGTTCGACTCGGCCGCGCTCGACACCATCCTGCCGTGGCAGCTCGAGGACCTCCTCGAGACCGAGCGTGAACTCGGCGCCGACTACTGGGCGACCGGACTGGAAGCCAACCGTCTGATGCTCGACACGATCGTCGACTACTCCCTCGCGGACGGACTCATCTCGACCCCCTTCACCCCTGAGCAGCTCTTCGCCGGACCGGGCGAAGCCGAGATGCTCGCCAGCTAGGAGACAGACACATGCGTACCGGAAACGACTACCTCGCCGCCCTCGACGACGGGCGTGCCGTCTACGTCGACGGCGAGAAGGTGGCCACCATGGCCGAGCACCCGGCCTTCAGTGGGGTGGTCCGCACCATGGCGTCGGTGTACGACGCCGCCGCGCTTCCCGACTCGCCGCTCGTGGACCCCGAGACCGGGAACCTCGCGATCTTCACCATCCCGTACACCCGCGAGCAGCACGACCTGCGCAAGCGGTGCCTCGAGGCGTGGTCGCGGATGACGCACGGATTCATCGGCCGCGGCCCGGACCACGTGGCCGGCCTGCTCGCCGGGTTCGCCTCGAACCCGGCGATGTTCGACACGGAGGCCCACCAGCTCGGCGAGACCGTGGTGGCCTACCACCGCAAGGCCGCCGCGGAGGGCCTGTGGATCAGCAACTCGATCGTCCCGCCGCAGATGAACATGCAGGACCCGACGAGTCGCGTGAAGCCGGTCGAACTGGTCGAGGAGACGGACGAGGGCATCTTCGTCCACGGCGCGATGATGCTCGGCACCGGCGCCGCGGTCGCCGACGGGATCTTCGTCTCGAGCATCCGGCCGCTGGCCCCGACCGAGTCGGACCGGGCGCTGAGCTTCGTGGTGCCCGTCGCGACCGAGGGACTCACGCTGATCTGTCGCCGCCCCTACGCCACCAGCGGCAGTGACTTCGACTACCCGCTGTCCACGCGGTTCGACGAGACCGACGCGATGGTCACCTTCGACAACGTGCTCGTGCCGTGGGAGAGCGTCTTCGCCGTCGGCGAGGTCCCGGTGATCAACAACCAGTTCTTCGGCACCGCCGCGCACCAGATCGGCAACCTCCAGTCGATCATCCGGCTCACCGCCAAGCTGGAGTTCCTCACCGGCGTGGCCAGCCGGATCGTCTCCGCCAACGGTCGCGACTCGGACATGGCGATCAGGGGCCAGCTCGCCGAACTGTCGACCGTCCACACGGTCTCCAAGGCACTGACCGAGTCCGCGCACGCCTTCGCGGAGCAGGACGAGTTCGGCGTCTATCGGCCCGCCGGGCAATACCTGTACGCCGCGCTGGGCATGCAGACCGAGGTTTACCCGCGCGCGGTGAAGATGCTCGGCGAGCTCGCCGGCGGTGGCGTGATTCAGGTGCCGTCCTCCGTCGAGGACTTCTCCGACGAGGCGGAGACCGTGGCGATGGACCTGCTCATGGGCTCCGACCAGCTGCCGGTCCGCGACCGCGTGAAGCTCTTCAAGCTCGCCTGGGACATGGTCGGCACCGAGTTCGCGGGGCGCCACGTGCAGTACGAGCGCTTCTACTCGGGCTCGGCCCCGGTGGTCCGGGCGCTCGCGCACCGCTTCTACCCGTTCGCCGCCGCCGAGGCGTCGGTGGACGAGTTCCTGGGGACCTACTGACATGGCGACTCTCGAGGGCGTCCGGGTCGCGGTGAAGGACCTGTTCGACGTGGCGGACATGGTGACGGGGGCCGGCAACCCGACGCTGGCCGCCGGCCCGCCCGCCACCCGCGACGCGGCAGTCGTGGCCGCGCTCCGCGCCGCCGGGGCGCAGGTGGTGGCGAAGGTCGCGACCGACGAGCTCGCGATGGGCATGTTCGGCGTCAACTCCCACTACGGGACCCCGGCCAACCCGGCTGCACCTGATCGCGTCCCGGGCGGCTCGTCGAGCGGGTCCGCGTCCGCGGTGGCCGCCGGCGACGCCGACCTGGGTCTGGGCACCGACACCGGCGGGTCGATCCGCGTACCCGCCTCCTTCTGCGGGCTCGTGGGGCTGCGGCCGACCCACGGGCGGATCAGCCTCGAGGGCGTACGACCGATGGCCCCCGGTTTCGACACCGTGGGGCTCCTCGCCGCCGACGTGTCCGGCGTGGCGGACGCGTTCGACACCCTGATCGGGCCGGCTGCCGTGCCCGCCCCCGGATCCGCCGCCGTCCCCGCCAGCGCGCCCATCACCGAGCCCGCTGCCGGTCCCCGCGAGGTCACGGACCTGGTGCTGCTCACTGACCTGGTCGACCGCGCCGAGCCCGCCGTCGCGGAGCGGACCCGGGAATGCGCGCGGGCGTGGGCGGACCAGCTCGGCCTCGGCCTGAGGGAGGCAGGCCTGGCCGCGGGCGAGGCCCTGGTCGAGATCTTCTGGCCGCTGATGAGCCGGCAGCTGTGGGAGAGCAACGGGGCGTGGGTGGAGACGGAGAATCCGGTCCTCGGCGAGGGGATCGCCGAGCGCATCGCCGCCGCCGGCCTGACCGGTGACGGCGAAGTGGCGGCGGCCGAGCAGGCACGCGCGGAGTTGCGCTCCCGCCTGGCCGAGCTCCTCGACGGTGCCATCGCCGTGCTGCCCACGACCATCGACGTGGCGCCGCTGCGGACCTCGACGCACGCCGACCTCATGGCCTTCCGGGACCGCAACCTGGCTCTCATCGTGCCGGCCTCGCTTTGCGGTGCGCCGCAGCTCACCCTGCCGGTCGGGCAGGACCGGGGTGCGCCGTTCGGAGTGTCCCTGCTGGGCCTACCGGACGACGACGAGCTGCTGTTGGCGACCGCGGGAGGTGTGCTGTGAGCGAGAGAACGACCCGGTCGGAGAGGGCAGCGCCGACCCCCTTCCGCCTGAGCACCCAGGCGCCCGTCCTTGACCCCCTCGACGGTGCGTCGCTCCTGGTCAACGTCGTGCTCAACCTCGAGCACTGGACCCTCGACCGCCCGATGCCGCGGGCCGCCCTGCCCGCCCCGCACGGGCTGACGGTGGTCCCGGACGTCGCCAACCACTCGTGGGTGCTCTACGGCCTCCGGGTCGGGCTGCCGCGGATGGCCAGGGCACTCGAACCGCTCGGCACCGCGGTCACCGTGGCCCTCAACGCGGACGTGATCGACCACTACCCGCAGGTCGCCGACCTGATCGCCGAGCGCGGCTGGGACGTGGTGGCCCACGGGGTCCGGCAGCAGTCCATCCAGTCCTACGACGCCGAGGAGCCCGTGATCACCGAGACCCTCGCGCGGATCACGGAACGGTTCGGCGCCCCTCGCGGTTGGTTGAGCCCTGGCATGAACCAGACCGACGACTCGCTGACCCTCATGACGCGGGCCGGGCTGGGGTTCAACCACGACTGGATGATCGACGACCGCCCGGTCTGGCTCAGCACGGAGGCGGGACCGATCGTCGGGCTGCCCTACACGCTGACCCTCAACGACGTGACCACCTATCAGGTCGGACTCCAGGCCGACGGTGCCCTCGCCGATCGCGTCGAGCGGAGCCTGGCGGTGCACGCCGTGGAGGCCGCCGAGAACCCCCTGGTCATGCCCATCGGTCTGCACCCGCACATCATGGGCGTGCCCCACCGGATCGCCGAGATCGAGCGGATCGTCGACGCGATCACCCGGACCCCCGGGGCCGCAGCAGTGACCTCCGGGCAGATCTACGACTGGTTCACCGGGCAGGTGCCGTCATGAGCGTCACCGTGAGCCTGGCCGAGCGGGACGCCGAGCTGCGCGCGTTCACCCACATCGCAGAGCCTCCGCCGGTGGATGACGCAGTACCGGTCGGGCCCCTCGCCGGCCTGCCGGTCGCGGTCAAGGAGATCATCGACGTGGCTGGGATGCCCGTCACCTACGGCTCCCCGCTGTTCGCCGATCGGGTCCCCGACACGGACGCCGAGGCGGTGCGCCGGCTCAAGGCCGCCGGCGCGGTGATCGCGGGTATGACCACCACGACGCCCTTCGCCTGCGGTACGACCACCGTCACCCGCAACCCGCACCGGCTCACGCACACGCCCGGCGGCAGCTCCGCCGGCTCAGGAGCAGCGGTCGGCGGCGGGTTGGTCCCGGTCGCCCTGGCCAGCCAGAGCCAGGCCTCCACCCTGCGCCCGGCCTCCTACTGCGGGGCGTGGGGCTACAAGCCGAGCCACCTGCGCCTCCCGCGCGCCGGGATGCACCTGCTCTCCGACACCCTGGACGATCTGGGCCTCGTGGCCGCCGACCTCGACGTGCTCGAGAAGGTCCTGGCGGTCCTCGCCGACGACTGGCGGCCGGAGGCGACCCCTCGGACACTGCGGGTCGGGCTGGTCCGGCTCGACGACGGTGATCTGCCCCGCCCGGAGACCCTCCGCGCCCTCGAGGAGCTCGTGCAGCGCCTCGACGGCGACGGGATCTCGTTCGTCCGCACCGACGGACTGCGCGACCTCGACGAGCAGGTGGACGGCTCGGGACTGTCGTGCTTCGACATCTTCGCCGGTGAGAGCGCCACCGTCCTGGCGGAGTACGTCGCGGCGGGTGAGCCCGATCCCCGCCTGCGCGAGATGGTGGACCATGCCGACCCGTCCCGCCTGGTCCGCGCGCTGCAGCACCGGGCGGCGTTGGTGACGGCGTACCGGGTGGCCACCGTCGCTGTCGACGTGCTGCTCACGCTGTCCACCACGAACCCCGCCCCCGGGGGCCTGGAGTCGACCGGGTGCCGCCGGATGCCGGCCACGTCGTCGCTGCTCGGCGTCCCGGCGCTGTCGGCGCCGTGGCTCACCGTCGACGGCCTTCCGCAGGGCGTGCAGCTCCTGGGACGCCCGGGCGGGGACGAGCGACTGGTCGCGGCCGCGCGGGCGCTCGCCGCGCGCGAGGAGGAGACGCGATGACGACGACGACCCCTTCGAGCTCGACCGGATCCGGTCATCCCGGGACCGAACCGCGCGATCTCCGCGGCTACGGACCCGACCGGCCGGACCCGCGGTGGCCGGGCGGGGCCAGGCTGGCCCTGACGATCGTGGTCAACTGCGAGGAGGGGGCCGAGTACGCCGTCGGTGACGGCGCAGCCCGCAGCGAGTCCCCGCTCACCGACGCGGCGGATGCCGGGGCGGATGTCCCAGGCCGCGACCTGGCGGCCGAGTCGATGATGGCCTACGGCAGCAGGGTCGGCTTCTGGCGGATCCACCACCTGCTCACCGAGCGGGGGATCCCGGCCACCGCCTCGGCCTGCGCCCTGGCGTTCGAGCGGGTGCCCGAGATCGCCGCGGCCGCGCGGGATGCCGGGTGGGGCCTCCTCGGGCACGGCTACGGCTTCACCAAGGCCTACCTGATGGACGAGGACGCCGAGCGCGCGGAGATCGTGCGGGCCCTGGCCTCCTTCGAGCGCACCTGGGGCAGCGCCCCGACCGGGTGGTACTGCCGCTACGGCCCGTCGCTCGCGACCCGCCGGCTGCTGGTGGAGGCGGGGTTGTCCTATGACAGCAACGCCTACGACGACGACCTGCCCTATTGGACCCGGGTCGACGGTCGACCGCACCTGGTGGTGCCGCACACCTTCTCGGCGAACGACAACAAGTACGCCAAGGGCTGGTGGTCCACCTCCGACGACGCCGTCACCTACCTACGGGACACCTTCGACGTGCTCTACGCCGAGGGCGGGCAGCTCATGACCGTCTCGCTCCACCCGCGGCTGTCCGGTCACCCGGCACGCTCCGCCGGGGTGGCCCGGTTCCTCGACCACGTCCTGGCCCACGACGACGTGTGGATCACGACCCGGCCCGAGGTGGCCGAGCACTGGGCGCGGGTGCATCCCCATGGGTGACCTGCTCATCACCGGGGCGCTCGTGATGAGCGGCCCCGAGTGGCGGCCGACGCCCCTCGACCTGCTGATCCGCGACGGCCGCATCGCCGCGACGGCCGCACCGGGGAGTCTCGGCGGCCGGGGCGTGGCGACCTGGGAGGCGGACGGGCGACTGATCCTGCCGGGCCTGGTCAACGCCCACACCCACTCGCACGCGATGGTCGCCCGCGGTGCCGCCCGGTACTGGACGCTCGAGGCGTCGTTGCTGCACGGGGGCTGGATGTCCGCACCCCGGTCCGCGGAGCTCGCCGAGCTGAGCGCGGTCCTGGCCGCCACCGAGATGATCGCGACCGGCGCGACCGGTGCCTTCGACCTCTCCGCCCAGGCCGGGGGCCCCGATGTGGCGACCCTGGTGGCGACGGCCCGCGGCTACCAGCGTGTGGGTCTGCGGACGGTCATCGCCCCGATGGTGGCCGACCGGACCGTGTACGAGGCGGTACCGGCGATCGGGGAGTGCTGTGGAGTGCCCGCGGCGACCGGACTCGGTGCGGCGGAGATCGTCGACCGGTGCGCCGAGTTCGCCGCCGCCGTCGCCGACCCCGCCGCCGGTCTCGGACTCATCACTCCCGCCGTCGCTCCGACCATCCCGACCCACTGCACCACCGGGCTCGTGCGGTCGTTGCACGGGCTGGGGCTACGGATGCAGGTCCATCTGGCGGAGTCGCGGCCCCAGGCGAGAGCCGGCAGGGAGCGGTTCGGTCATTCGCTCACCGCCGAGCTCGCACGGACCGGGGTGCTGGACGAGAGGTTCACCGGCGCCCACGCGATCTGGCTCGATGATGAGGACCGGGCGCTGCTGGCACAAGCGGGAGCGGTGGTGGTCGCGGTACCGGGCAGTAACCTGCGCCTCGGCTCGGGCCTGGCCGACACGCCCTCGGCGTGGGCGGCCGGACTGCAGGTGGCGGTGGGCACCGACGGCGCCAACTCGGCCGACGCCCTGGACGTCCTGGACGCCGCCCGCCTGACCCTGCTGCTCCCGCGGCTGATGGAGGCGGATCCCGCCCGGTGGCCGCGAATCGAGCAGGTCCTCGACGCGGCCACGACGGGAGGGGCCGCGGCCTGCGGGTGGAGCGACGTCGGGCGGATCGAACCCGGGCACGCCGCCGACCTCATCGCGCTGGACCTGGCGTCGAGCGCCTTCACCCCGGCCCACGACCTGCCGCACCAGGTCCTGTCCGCGGCGCGGGCAGGCGACGTGACCGACGTGATGATCGCCGGCCGGCACGTCTACCGCGACAGACGGTTCCCCCATCTCGACGTGGCCTCGCTGCGCAGACGCTTCACCGAGCTCGTGTCCGAGTGGGGCGTCGGAGCCGAGCCCGCGCGGCAGACGGCGGAGAAGGATGTCGCGGCTGCCCGGGACGTGATCACGAGACTGCGTTCGGGGACGGAGACCCGGTCAGTGACTGACACCTGAGCACTGCACTTGCACGCACTGCACGTACACGCACTGCACGTACACGCACTGCACGTACACGCACCGCACATATACGCGCTGCACCAACTGGAAGGGAGCTCAACCCATGATCGACACCGTGGGACCCACGTCCGCCACGCTGGGCCATACATCCGGCGCGGCGGTCACCACGACCGACACCGACGACCGATCGCAGGTCGTGGTGGACCGGGTGGACGCCGGTGACCTGCGACGGATGATCGCGCGCATCCCGGCACCGGTGACGATCGTCGCCGCGTACTCCGAGCACGGGCCGGTGGGTTTCACCGCGAGCAGCTTCGTCAACATCTCCGTCGATCCGCCGCTCGTCGGGTTCTTCGTGGCCGAGTCCGCCCGGAGCTTCGAGCATTTCGAGCGGGTGGACCGGGTGGCCATCAACGTGCTCGCCGACCATCAGAGCGAGCTGGCGTCGGTGTTCGCGGGCAAGTCCGAGGACAAGTTCGCCGGCATCGAGCTCGACCCGACCATCCCCACGGCCCCGGTGGTCACCGAGGCGATGGGGGCCATCGTGGGCTCGGTCCACGGCCGCGGGATGGTCGGCGACCACCTGATGGTGACGGTGCAGGTCGACAGCGTCGTGCGGCGGTCACACGCCCCGCTCGTCTACCAGGACCGCACCTTCCGCGTCCTGACGGACCTGCTCAGCTGACCGACCTGCTGAGCTGACCGACCTGCTGAGCTGACCGAGACAGGACGAGGCCCGCCGGCGATGACCGGCGGGCCTCGTGGTCTGTCGAGTCGTGGTGTGCCGGGGAACGGTCGCGCGGCAGGGGCAGATCAGGACGTCGGCGCGCCGCGAGTGCTCAGCGCGCGAGGAGCACGGCGTGGGGGAGCGGGTGCCCCGTCCGCTCGAC from Dietzia sp. B32 includes:
- a CDS encoding amidohydrolase family protein, which translates into the protein MGDLLITGALVMSGPEWRPTPLDLLIRDGRIAATAAPGSLGGRGVATWEADGRLILPGLVNAHTHSHAMVARGAARYWTLEASLLHGGWMSAPRSAELAELSAVLAATEMIATGATGAFDLSAQAGGPDVATLVATARGYQRVGLRTVIAPMVADRTVYEAVPAIGECCGVPAATGLGAAEIVDRCAEFAAAVADPAAGLGLITPAVAPTIPTHCTTGLVRSLHGLGLRMQVHLAESRPQARAGRERFGHSLTAELARTGVLDERFTGAHAIWLDDEDRALLAQAGAVVVAVPGSNLRLGSGLADTPSAWAAGLQVAVGTDGANSADALDVLDAARLTLLLPRLMEADPARWPRIEQVLDAATTGGAAACGWSDVGRIEPGHAADLIALDLASSAFTPAHDLPHQVLSAARAGDVTDVMIAGRHVYRDRRFPHLDVASLRRRFTELVSEWGVGAEPARQTAEKDVAAARDVITRLRSGTETRSVTDT
- a CDS encoding amidase family protein; translation: MATLEGVRVAVKDLFDVADMVTGAGNPTLAAGPPATRDAAVVAALRAAGAQVVAKVATDELAMGMFGVNSHYGTPANPAAPDRVPGGSSSGSASAVAAGDADLGLGTDTGGSIRVPASFCGLVGLRPTHGRISLEGVRPMAPGFDTVGLLAADVSGVADAFDTLIGPAAVPAPGSAAVPASAPITEPAAGPREVTDLVLLTDLVDRAEPAVAERTRECARAWADQLGLGLREAGLAAGEALVEIFWPLMSRQLWESNGAWVETENPVLGEGIAERIAAAGLTGDGEVAAAEQARAELRSRLAELLDGAIAVLPTTIDVAPLRTSTHADLMAFRDRNLALIVPASLCGAPQLTLPVGQDRGAPFGVSLLGLPDDDELLLATAGGVL
- a CDS encoding chitin deacetylase produces the protein MTTTTPSSSTGSGHPGTEPRDLRGYGPDRPDPRWPGGARLALTIVVNCEEGAEYAVGDGAARSESPLTDAADAGADVPGRDLAAESMMAYGSRVGFWRIHHLLTERGIPATASACALAFERVPEIAAAARDAGWGLLGHGYGFTKAYLMDEDAERAEIVRALASFERTWGSAPTGWYCRYGPSLATRRLLVEAGLSYDSNAYDDDLPYWTRVDGRPHLVVPHTFSANDNKYAKGWWSTSDDAVTYLRDTFDVLYAEGGQLMTVSLHPRLSGHPARSAGVARFLDHVLAHDDVWITTRPEVAEHWARVHPHG
- a CDS encoding 4-hydroxyphenylacetate 3-hydroxylase family protein codes for the protein MRTGNDYLAALDDGRAVYVDGEKVATMAEHPAFSGVVRTMASVYDAAALPDSPLVDPETGNLAIFTIPYTREQHDLRKRCLEAWSRMTHGFIGRGPDHVAGLLAGFASNPAMFDTEAHQLGETVVAYHRKAAAEGLWISNSIVPPQMNMQDPTSRVKPVELVEETDEGIFVHGAMMLGTGAAVADGIFVSSIRPLAPTESDRALSFVVPVATEGLTLICRRPYATSGSDFDYPLSTRFDETDAMVTFDNVLVPWESVFAVGEVPVINNQFFGTAAHQIGNLQSIIRLTAKLEFLTGVASRIVSANGRDSDMAIRGQLAELSTVHTVSKALTESAHAFAEQDEFGVYRPAGQYLYAALGMQTEVYPRAVKMLGELAGGGVIQVPSSVEDFSDEAETVAMDLLMGSDQLPVRDRVKLFKLAWDMVGTEFAGRHVQYERFYSGSAPVVRALAHRFYPFAAAEASVDEFLGTY
- a CDS encoding polysaccharide deacetylase family protein yields the protein MSERTTRSERAAPTPFRLSTQAPVLDPLDGASLLVNVVLNLEHWTLDRPMPRAALPAPHGLTVVPDVANHSWVLYGLRVGLPRMARALEPLGTAVTVALNADVIDHYPQVADLIAERGWDVVAHGVRQQSIQSYDAEEPVITETLARITERFGAPRGWLSPGMNQTDDSLTLMTRAGLGFNHDWMIDDRPVWLSTEAGPIVGLPYTLTLNDVTTYQVGLQADGALADRVERSLAVHAVEAAENPLVMPIGLHPHIMGVPHRIAEIERIVDAITRTPGAAAVTSGQIYDWFTGQVPS
- a CDS encoding flavin reductase family protein gives rise to the protein MIDTVGPTSATLGHTSGAAVTTTDTDDRSQVVVDRVDAGDLRRMIARIPAPVTIVAAYSEHGPVGFTASSFVNISVDPPLVGFFVAESARSFEHFERVDRVAINVLADHQSELASVFAGKSEDKFAGIELDPTIPTAPVVTEAMGAIVGSVHGRGMVGDHLMVTVQVDSVVRRSHAPLVYQDRTFRVLTDLLS
- a CDS encoding amidase, with the translated sequence MSVTVSLAERDAELRAFTHIAEPPPVDDAVPVGPLAGLPVAVKEIIDVAGMPVTYGSPLFADRVPDTDAEAVRRLKAAGAVIAGMTTTTPFACGTTTVTRNPHRLTHTPGGSSAGSGAAVGGGLVPVALASQSQASTLRPASYCGAWGYKPSHLRLPRAGMHLLSDTLDDLGLVAADLDVLEKVLAVLADDWRPEATPRTLRVGLVRLDDGDLPRPETLRALEELVQRLDGDGISFVRTDGLRDLDEQVDGSGLSCFDIFAGESATVLAEYVAAGEPDPRLREMVDHADPSRLVRALQHRAALVTAYRVATVAVDVLLTLSTTNPAPGGLESTGCRRMPATSSLLGVPALSAPWLTVDGLPQGVQLLGRPGGDERLVAAARALAAREEETR